The nucleotide sequence TGGCCGTCGTAGATCTTCGCCTCGGCGACCTGGCCCTCGCGGAGCAGCTGCAGGCCGACGTTGGTGTCCACGCGCCCGGAGGAGCCCGTGGTGAGCGTGCCCACCAGGGGGAAGAGGATCAGAGCGGCCAGCAGGACCCAGAACCAGGGTCCTCTGAAGAAGTTGTTGGGTTTTTTCGCCGTGGCCAAGCCGCTGATCCTCCCGTGGATGGTTGTCCGGGCCCCCTCGAGCCCGTGCCCGCCCAGGGCCGGAGGTCCAGGGGACGCAGACCTACAATGTACAGCCCGGACTCGGGGTCGGGCCCCGGACGGGCCGGGAGTTCCCTGTCAGCGGACACCCGGCCCGGGAACCGCCGCGGCGCACGCCCGCCGGGGGCGCCGGCTCACTCGTAGACGTGCGGCGCCAGGGTCGCGATGCAGTCGAGGTTGCGGTACTTCTCGGCGTAGTCGAGCCCGTAGCCCACCACGAACTCGTTGGGGATGTCCCAGCCCACGTACTTGACGTCGATGGAGGTCTTCGCGGCCTCGGGCTTGCGCAGCAGGGCGCAGATCTCCACCGAGGCCGTGCCGCGGGACTCGAGGTTGGCGCGCAGCCAGGACAGGGTCAGGCCCGAGTCGATGATGTCCTCGACGATGAGCACGTCCCGCCCTGTGAGGTCCGTGTCCAGGTCCTTCAGGATGCGGACCACGCCCGAGGACTTGGTCCCGGAGCCGTAGGAGGACACGGCCATCCAGTCCATGGGGTACTGGCCCTGGAGCGCCCGGCACAGGTCGGCCATGACCATCACCGCACCCTTGAGCACGCCCACGAGCAGGACGTCCCGGCCCCGGTAGTCGGCGTCCACGGCGGCCGCCAGCTCGGCGATCCTCGTGTCGATGTCTTCCTTGCTGTACAGGACCTCGGTGAGATCCCCCTGGACGTCCTCAGCCTTCACGGCGCTCCTCGGGTGATGCGGATGCGGGTCGGGTGGCGCTCGCGGGCCGCGGGCGGACGAGCTCCAGGTGCCCCGGGCCACGGGTGCCCGCCGTCGGGCGGCGGCGCCACACCGACACCTTACCCGCCATCTGCACGGGCCCCGCGGCCCCGTGTCCCGCGGCGAACTCGTCCAGCGCGCCGAGCCGCTCGTAGGCCGGGGTCTGTCCGCCGGCGGCGACCACGGCCGCCGACAGGGCGCGGCGGCGCAGCGCGGGGTGCGCGGCCCGCACCGTGGCGAGGTCCAGGGCCAGGGAGCCGGGCAGCTCCGGGGCGGCGGCGCGGGCGCGCTCGAGCAGCTCCCCCGCGGCGCCGTCGAGGTAGTCCGCGTCGGGGCCGAGGATCGCGGCGGACCGGGCCAGGGCACGGGCCAGACCGGGGCCGAGCTCGTCCTCCAGCAGCGGGAGCACGCGGTGGCGGACCCGGGAGCGCATCAGGGTGGTGTCCCGGTTCGTGGGGTCGTGCCAGGGCTCGAGCTGCTCGGCGGCGCAGATCTCCAGGGTCTGCGCGCGGGAGAGGTCGAGGAACGGGCGGAGGTAGGTGACGCCGTCGAGCTCGCGCACGGGGGGCATCCCGGCCAGCGAGCGGGTGCCGGAGCCGCGGGCGAGGCCCAGCAGGACGGACTCCGCCTGGTCGTCCAGGGTGTGCCCGAGCAGCACGGCGTCGGCGCCCGTGCGC is from Kocuria rosea and encodes:
- the hpt gene encoding hypoxanthine phosphoribosyltransferase, which gives rise to MKAEDVQGDLTEVLYSKEDIDTRIAELAAAVDADYRGRDVLLVGVLKGAVMVMADLCRALQGQYPMDWMAVSSYGSGTKSSGVVRILKDLDTDLTGRDVLIVEDIIDSGLTLSWLRANLESRGTASVEICALLRKPEAAKTSIDVKYVGWDIPNEFVVGYGLDYAEKYRNLDCIATLAPHVYE
- the tilS gene encoding tRNA lysidine(34) synthetase TilS encodes the protein MTQFARRGRLSPDVAAGRRRVLDSVRQHVPRTSAEPPLVLVACSGGPDSLALAAAAAHFARRGTLRVGAVVVDHGLQEDSAAVAARAARTLEQTGLAPVVVTAVTVRRDAGGPEMAARTARYAGIAEVVGRTGADAVLLGHTLDDQAESVLLGLARGSGTRSLAGMPPVRELDGVTYLRPFLDLSRAQTLEICAAEQLEPWHDPTNRDTTLMRSRVRHRVLPLLEDELGPGLARALARSAAILGPDADYLDGAAGELLERARAAAPELPGSLALDLATVRAAHPALRRRALSAAVVAAGGQTPAYERLGALDEFAAGHGAAGPVQMAGKVSVWRRRPTAGTRGPGHLELVRPRPASATRPASASPEERREG